TCTTTTGGGAACCGCAGATGTTTTACCTCATCGACTCCATCCGCGTGGTGAAACGGGGTCGGTGGATCTCCTTCCGGCGGAATGAAGTCACCAAGGTCATTAGTCTCGACAGCGCGAGGACCTGGATGCACTCGCCCGAGAAAACCTCGCCCATTCTGGCAGGTGGCGGCGCGGACGACGGCACCCAGCGGAACATGCTGGCCCTGGAAGACGTGGAATATCTTGTCACCGCCGAGGTCCGCACCACGCCGCTGGCCGACCGGGCCGAGGACAAGCGGGAGAAGTATCTGGCCGAGATCGAACGCCGCGCCTGCGCCGGCAAGTGCTTCCACCGTCCCGGCCTCGGCATGAGGGAATTCACCGCCGACTTCGAGTGGGAGGACGATGCCGACACCGCCCTGCAACGTCGCCACGCCGAACTGGGACAGGCAAACGCACCGATCACCGAAGACCTCGGCCTTATGCTCTACGACGTCTTCGACCATCGCGAACGTGCCCACGGTTTCCGCTGGCTCCGCGGCGAGGAAGTCGCTGCCCGCGATCGCGAGTTCGAGTCCTCGCTGGCGGGAATGAAGAAGGGCGAACAGAACATTCGCCGGAAGGAATACACCGCCAATCCCACGCGCTGGACGCGCCGGCCCATCAAACCCCAGCCCGCCTTCTTCCACGCCCGGATTGAGAAATCCCGCCTCGACTGCCATCCCGACCGCATTCGCATCCTGACCACCCCCTCCGGAGGCAACTGACCATGCTGCTCAAGCATCTCTACGAATTCGCCCAGTCCCGGAAGCTGCTGGATGACCTGGCCTTTTCGCCCAAAGCCGTGCGCTGGATCCTAGAGCTCGACGCGTCCGGGCAACTGCGCGGCGGTGGTCCGCAGATGACCGGGGATGACAAACGCGGTAAGGAGTTCATCTGTCCACAAACCACGCGCCCTAAGGTCGTGGGCGGCGTATCTGAGTTCCTCGCCGACGGGCTTACAGCCGTCTTCGGACTGGATCCCGATCCCGATGCACCGATGCCAGAAGCCAAGCGGGCCAGCCGCGACACGAACAACGCAGCCAAGGAAGCGGACTTCTGGCGGCAGATCGAGGATGCAGCCAAAGATTCGGCCCATCCCGGTCTTCAGGCGCTCATGGCCTTTCGAGATAGCCTTCCCGGTCTCATTCCGCAGCTTCTCCGCTGGGGAACTGCGCCAGATGCCAAGTCGGGAGCCAAGTGCGCCTGGTGGTTGCGCACGGCCAACGGTGACGAGGCGCGCCTTGGACCGGAGAATTTCACCTTCCGTGTCTCCGGTGAACTGCTGCTGGAAAACGAGACGATTCGTCAGTTCTGGCGCGGGCAACACGCGCGGGAAGTGGACGATGCGCGGAGCGGATACAGTCGCGGACTGTGCCTGGTGTCGGCGCGGGAAAACCAGCCGCTTGCGCCCACCCACAATCCCAAGATCAAGGGCGTTCCCAACACCCAGTCGTTCGGTGCGGCCATCGTCTCATTCGACAAACCCGCCTTCGGCTCCTACGGCTTCGATCAAAGTCTGAACGCGCCGACTTCGGAAGAAGCCGCCACGGCCTACTGCGTCGCGCTGAACTGGATGCTCGGACAGGACGAGCATTCGTCGCGGCTGGGACAGACGAGTTTCTGCTTCTGGGCCCGTGAAACCGCGGCGGCTGGAAGCCTTTTCGCCAGATTGCTCAACCGGCCTGATTCCCAATCCGTCGCTCAGTTCCTCAAATCGCCTTGGTCCGGCATCCAGCGTGAGTTGGCCCGAAAGGACGAGTTCTTCGCCGTCACGCTGGCCGGTAACTCCGGTCGGATCGTCGTGCGTCACTGGCTCCAGGAGCCGCTTGATCAAGCCATCGAGCATTTCCACCACTGGTTCGCCGACCTTGAACTCAAGGTTCCCCAAAGACCTACCTCCAAGGGCAGCAAGAAGGCGACTGCGTCGGGCAAGAAGACCGAGTACCATCCGCTGTCCGCCTACTGGCTGGCTTGCACCACAGTCCGCGAGGCGAAGGATCTCGCGCCCGACGTGCCCGCCCAGCTCTACCGCGCGGCGCTTGAAGGCACAGCCCCGTCTGCTTCCCTGATCAAACCCATCCTCGACCAACTGCACTCCAAACTCGTCCGCGATGAAGACTACCAGCTCCTCTACGACCAGAGCCGATTCGCACTGCTCAAACTCATCCTCAACCGCAACCGCAACCACGCCGACATGGAAATAGGACCTGAACTCACTGCCGACACCGATGACGCCGCCTACAACTGCGGCCGGCTGCTCGCCATTCTCTCCGCCACCCAAAGCAAAGCGCACGAGTACAAGCTGGAAGGTTCGGGCGTAGCGGAACGCTACTTCGGCACAGCGTCCGTCTCACCGGCCAGCGTATTCCCGCTGCTGCTGCGCCTGAACCGGCATCACCTGAACAAGATCAGAAAATCCGAACGTTTCGGCGGCCACGAGCGCTTCATCGAGGAGCAGATGCAGGGCGTTCTCGCGCTGTTCAAGCCGGCCGAGCCCGGTCTGCCGCCGGTCTTTCCACGCACCCTGGACCTTCAGGCCCAGGGCCGGTTTGCCCTCGGATTCTACCAGCAGCAGGCTGCCGAAGCCGCGGCCCGGCAGGCAGCCCGCGGGCAACAAAGCAATTCCGAATCCCAATGACCCACACAGAACCTCGTTATCTCCCTTTATCATGAGCAACAACATCCTCACGAATCGCCACGACTTCCTCCTGCTGTTCGAGGTCACCAACGGCAACCCCAACGGCGATCCCGATGCCGGTAACCTGCCGCGCCTCGATCCCAACACTAATCGCGGCATCGTCTCCGATGTTTGCCTCAAGCGGAAGGTGCGCAACATGGTCGAACTTTTCCCGCCGGCCCGCGAAAGCGGGGCGGCCAACGGCTTCAACATCCTGATCAAGCAGGGCGCGGTTATCGAGCGCGCCCAGCAGGACGCCATCATGGGCGCAAAGGATGAAGGCTCCATAGCCGGTGGCTCGCACGCCGAAAGGGCCAAGAACTGGCTCTGCCGCGAATTCTTCGACGTTCGCACCTTCGGCGGCGTCCTCTCCACTGGCGACGACGTTATGAAGGGATCGGCCTTCGGCCAAGTGCGAGGCCCCGTCCAGTTCACCTTCGGCCAGTCCTTCCATCCCATCACTCCGCTGGAGGTGACCATCACCCGTTGCGCCGTGACCAAGGCCGAAGATGCCAAGAAGGAGCGGACCATGGGCAACAAACACATTGTTCCCTACGCCCTCTATGCTGCCAAAGGCTACGTCTCGCCCGCGTTCGCCGAGAAGACCGGCTTCACCGAAGCCGACTTGGAACTCCTCTTCCAATCCCTCCTCAACATGTTCGAGCACGATCGTTCCGCCGCGCGGGGCGAGATGATCGTGCGCGGGCTCTATGACTTCGAACACTGTGGCACCCAGCACCCGAACAACGCCGAGCAAAACCGGCGCGAGGCCCGCCTCGGCTGCGCCCACGCCCACAAGCTCATCGAAGGCATCAAAGTCACACTCAAAGACGGCAAGACCTTCCCCGAATCCTTCGCGGACTACGACGTGAACTGCGATTGGACCGAGGCCAATCTACCGAGAGGCATCAAGCTCCATCTCCGCCACGACGGAGCCACCGTCGGGCCCAAGCAAGGTTAACGTGGCGGAGTTGCCGCCAGTTCCGGCGTTGCCCGAAGGAGAGCGCGAGAGGATCCCGCTCTCCGCTCTCAACCAATATCTGTTTTGCCCTCGCCGTGCCGCCCTCATCCACGTCCAGGGCATCTTCACGGACAATCAGCACACCCTGCGCGGCGACATCGTCCACGAACACGCCGACCTTGCCGGTTACGAGGTGGTCAAGGGAGTCACCTTGCTCCGGGCGCTAACCGTATGGACCGAGCGGCTGGGTCTGAACGGTAGGTGCGACATCGTTGAGCAACGGGCCGATGGCTCGATGTTCCCTGTCGAGTTCAAGCTTGGCAAGCGGCGGCGATGGGAAAACGACGACGTACAGCTCTGCGCCCAGGCGATCTGCCTGGAGGAAATGTTCGGAATCGCCGTTCCGCGCGGCGCAATCTTCCATGCCGACAGCAAACGCCGCCGGGAGGTAGAGTTCTCACCGGAGCTTCGCGCCAGAACCGAGGAAACTGCCCGGCAGTTGCACAAGCTTCTGCGGGAGGAGCGGACTCCGCCCGCCGTCTACAAGGAAGCCTGCGAAGAGTGTTCGCTCTATCCAACCTGCCTGCCCAAAGCCACCGGCGACCGGAGCCACGCACTTCGCTTGGCAAAACAACTGTTCCAGATCTGAATCGTCCTTGCCCGTGGATGCCATCCAACAGAACACCCTCTTTCTGACCACGCCGGGAACCTATGTGGCCCGTGACCATCTCACGCTGCAGGTTGAGGTGCCCATCTATCCCGACGATCTCCCACCGGAGCAACGCGCCAAGGACACCGCCACTGGCCAGCGCAAAGTTGCCATCCCAATTCACCACCTCGAATCTATCTGCGTCTTCGGCCTGGCCACCATAAGTCCGCCCGCGCTCGACCTGTGTTGGGAAAACGGCGTGGCCGTGAACTACCTCAACGAGTGGGGTCGCCTGCACGCCCGATTGACCGGCGTGGCCGACACCAGCGTGATCCTGCGCCGCGCCCAATTCCGCGCGGCCGACGATCCATCCAGGTGCACCGCCATCTCGAGGCAGATCATCGCAGGCAAGCTCCAGAACAGCCGAAACAGCCTCCTCCGCGCCGCCAGAGAGACCACGGACCTCGGCGACAAGGAACGCCTCGACGCCGTCACTGACGCCTTGGGCCGCCAGATCCG
The Verrucomicrobiia bacterium DNA segment above includes these coding regions:
- the cas4 gene encoding CRISPR-associated protein Cas4, whose protein sequence is MAELPPVPALPEGERERIPLSALNQYLFCPRRAALIHVQGIFTDNQHTLRGDIVHEHADLAGYEVVKGVTLLRALTVWTERLGLNGRCDIVEQRADGSMFPVEFKLGKRRRWENDDVQLCAQAICLEEMFGIAVPRGAIFHADSKRRREVEFSPELRARTEETARQLHKLLREERTPPAVYKEACEECSLYPTCLPKATGDRSHALRLAKQLFQI
- the cas8c gene encoding type I-C CRISPR-associated protein Cas8c/Csd1, whose protein sequence is MLLKHLYEFAQSRKLLDDLAFSPKAVRWILELDASGQLRGGGPQMTGDDKRGKEFICPQTTRPKVVGGVSEFLADGLTAVFGLDPDPDAPMPEAKRASRDTNNAAKEADFWRQIEDAAKDSAHPGLQALMAFRDSLPGLIPQLLRWGTAPDAKSGAKCAWWLRTANGDEARLGPENFTFRVSGELLLENETIRQFWRGQHAREVDDARSGYSRGLCLVSARENQPLAPTHNPKIKGVPNTQSFGAAIVSFDKPAFGSYGFDQSLNAPTSEEAATAYCVALNWMLGQDEHSSRLGQTSFCFWARETAAAGSLFARLLNRPDSQSVAQFLKSPWSGIQRELARKDEFFAVTLAGNSGRIVVRHWLQEPLDQAIEHFHHWFADLELKVPQRPTSKGSKKATASGKKTEYHPLSAYWLACTTVREAKDLAPDVPAQLYRAALEGTAPSASLIKPILDQLHSKLVRDEDYQLLYDQSRFALLKLILNRNRNHADMEIGPELTADTDDAAYNCGRLLAILSATQSKAHEYKLEGSGVAERYFGTASVSPASVFPLLLRLNRHHLNKIRKSERFGGHERFIEEQMQGVLALFKPAEPGLPPVFPRTLDLQAQGRFALGFYQQQAAEAAARQAARGQQSNSESQ
- the cas7c gene encoding type I-C CRISPR-associated protein Cas7/Csd2 → MSNNILTNRHDFLLLFEVTNGNPNGDPDAGNLPRLDPNTNRGIVSDVCLKRKVRNMVELFPPARESGAANGFNILIKQGAVIERAQQDAIMGAKDEGSIAGGSHAERAKNWLCREFFDVRTFGGVLSTGDDVMKGSAFGQVRGPVQFTFGQSFHPITPLEVTITRCAVTKAEDAKKERTMGNKHIVPYALYAAKGYVSPAFAEKTGFTEADLELLFQSLLNMFEHDRSAARGEMIVRGLYDFEHCGTQHPNNAEQNRREARLGCAHAHKLIEGIKVTLKDGKTFPESFADYDVNCDWTEANLPRGIKLHLRHDGATVGPKQG
- the cas5c gene encoding type I-C CRISPR-associated protein Cas5, with translation MKTPGTITLRVWGDFACFTRPEMKVERVSYPVMTPSAARGILEAVFWEPQMFYLIDSIRVVKRGRWISFRRNEVTKVISLDSARTWMHSPEKTSPILAGGGADDGTQRNMLALEDVEYLVTAEVRTTPLADRAEDKREKYLAEIERRACAGKCFHRPGLGMREFTADFEWEDDADTALQRRHAELGQANAPITEDLGLMLYDVFDHRERAHGFRWLRGEEVAARDREFESSLAGMKKGEQNIRRKEYTANPTRWTRRPIKPQPAFFHARIEKSRLDCHPDRIRILTTPSGGN